GAATGAGGTTGGAGGGCCAAGCTCGCCCACGCCTCTCCTCGAACCGAAGGCGGCTCAGAGCCGCCCCATCAAAAGCAGCACCAGAACCACCACCAGCACCACACCGACTATGCCCGAAGGTCCGTATCCCCAGGAGCGCGAATGCGGCCAGGCCGGCACCGCACCGATAAGCACAAGGATCAGGACGATGATGACAATGGTGATGATCGGCATGACGAAATCCCCGCTCTGCATTGCTCCCGAGACGATGCTTCGCATTGCTCGTGAGGACAAAATGCAAAAGGCCGCCCGGATGTTCCGTGCGGCCTTTGCCGGTCAGATCGGCAAGCCTGCTTATTCGGCGGCCTTCGGGAAGGCGATGGCCGGCTCGGTGGCCGCCTCCGCTGTCGGCGCGTCCGATGGGATCTCGCCCTTGCCGCGCCGCAACAGCCGGCTGAACCAGCCGCGCCTGGCGCCAGGCTTCACCTTGGCGCGGGTGAACACCATCAGCATCGACGGCGTCACCACCAGTGTCAGGATGGTGGCGAAGGACAGGCCGAAGACGATCGCCGAGGACAGCGATATCCACCACTGCGT
The genomic region above belongs to Mesorhizobium sp. B4-1-4 and contains:
- a CDS encoding DUF3309 family protein gives rise to the protein MPIITIVIIVLILVLIGAVPAWPHSRSWGYGPSGIVGVVLVVVLVLLLMGRL